The Podospora pseudocomata strain CBS 415.72m chromosome 1 map unlocalized CBS415.72m_1, whole genome shotgun sequence genome has a segment encoding these proteins:
- a CDS encoding uncharacterized protein (EggNog:ENOG503P1ZM; BUSCO:EOG092650I8; COG:J) translates to MGIHSICNALSHLQNASRAKLGLTSIPNTKYNLRFALALHRAGFISSVTRAGLTPEALLTFETEPVTSANVSTRRLWLGLKYFNNKPVMSNLQAVSKPKRPVTADYKELSKIARGFQAGHIKGLNLGETLFLCTDKGVLEVREALEKRVGGLVLARVS, encoded by the coding sequence aTGGGCATTCACTCCATCTGCAacgccctctcccacctccaaaatGCCTCCCGCGCCAAGCTAGGCCTCACCTCGATCCCCAACACAAAGTACAACCTCCGcttcgccctcgccctccaccgCGCGGGCTTCATCTCCTCTGTCACCCGCGCCGGCCTCACCCCCGAAGCCCTTCTGACCTTCGAAACCGAACCCGTCACCTCGGCCAACGTCTCCACCCGTCGTCTGTGGCTGGGGCTCAAGtacttcaacaacaagcccgTCATGTCCAACCTCCAGGCCGTGTCCAAGCCAAAGAGGCCGGTGACTGCGGATTACAAGGAGCTGTCCAAGATTGCGAGGGGGTTCCAGGCGGGGCATATCAAGGGGCTCAACCTGGGGGAGACGTTGTTTTTGTGCACGGataagggggtgttggaggtgagggaggcgttggagaagaggg